Proteins co-encoded in one Thamnophis elegans isolate rThaEle1 chromosome 1, rThaEle1.pri, whole genome shotgun sequence genomic window:
- the LOC116521077 gene encoding uncharacterized protein LOC116521077 — translation MATSDSKDVFKTTAKASIECSEEDHMPECNKPYMATSEGDLFDINLIPKPPKHGRRIRKRPVFIEENIKFCYCRFCKISNEAVEPQNVSMPQVLKVCVIKIIHHCLMGCLKSEDNVDGNNETELINSLCIRLSMPHVLWVIISITDKMDKLYFTRDTFDDLKTFIQCIKNSHEPLSLMSKTEAELPLALKRIICQNVTEINYNKLLKL, via the exons atggcaacctctgattccaaagatgtttttaaaacaacagcaaaagccagcatcgaatgctctgaagaggatcatatgccagaatgcaacaaaccctaTATGGCAACTTCAGAAGGGGATTTGTTTGATATAAATTTGATCCCCAAACCTCCCAAGCATGGgcgtagaataagaaaaagacctgtcttcattgaagagaatataaaattttgttattgtagattctgcaaaatatcaaatg AAGCGGTGGAGCCTCAAAATGTCAGCATGCCGCAAGTTCTGAAAGTgtgtgttattaaaataatacatcattgtttaatgggatgtttaaaatcagaagataatgtggatggaaacaatgaaacagaacttATTAACAGCTTATGTATTCGGCTTTCTATGCCACATGTTCTCTGGGTCATCATCAGTATTACTGACAAAAtggataaattatatttcacccggGATACATTTGACGATCTCAAGACATTCATACAGTGTATAAAGAATAGCCATGAACCGCTGTCATTAATGTCAAAGACTGAAGCTGAATTACCATTGGCTCTGAAGAGGATCATATGCCAGAATGTAACAGAAATTAATTACAATAAACTGTTAAAgctatga